In Clostridium swellfunianum, a genomic segment contains:
- a CDS encoding phosphate ABC transporter substrate-binding protein, producing MKSNKFKMVVSALAISMIAGAFAGCGSKETTSQNSGTSATKEIAGGITASGSTALQPLAEQVGKKFAEKYPDASVNVQGGGSGTGLTQVLQGAVDIGNSDIFAEEKLKPEEAKQLVDHKVAVVAFGVVANTKVKVDNLKQEDLVKIFTGEITNWRQVGGDDMNIIVINRPKSSGTRATFKKYALNDKEEVEGKSLTQDSSGAVKKTIEETDGAIGYLASSFLNEADNTKGLKMIKLDGVEMTKENVINGKYKIWSYEHMYTKGEAKDVAKAFLEYIVSEEVKPVITKLGYIPINDMKVSR from the coding sequence ATGAAATCAAATAAATTTAAAATGGTGGTTAGCGCACTAGCTATTAGCATGATTGCAGGAGCTTTTGCAGGCTGTGGAAGCAAGGAAACAACATCGCAGAATTCAGGCACTTCTGCAACAAAGGAGATAGCTGGTGGTATAACAGCTTCGGGCTCCACTGCATTACAGCCTCTAGCAGAGCAAGTTGGTAAAAAATTTGCTGAGAAGTATCCAGATGCTTCGGTTAATGTGCAGGGAGGAGGTAGTGGTACAGGTTTAACACAAGTTCTCCAAGGAGCAGTTGATATAGGAAACTCAGATATATTTGCAGAGGAAAAGCTAAAGCCTGAGGAAGCTAAACAGCTAGTAGATCATAAGGTTGCGGTGGTAGCCTTTGGTGTAGTGGCTAATACAAAAGTAAAAGTAGACAATTTAAAACAAGAAGATCTGGTAAAAATATTTACTGGTGAAATAACTAACTGGAGACAAGTTGGCGGAGATGATATGAACATAATTGTTATCAACAGACCAAAATCTTCAGGAACAAGGGCAACTTTCAAGAAATATGCTTTAAATGATAAAGAAGAGGTTGAAGGAAAGTCACTAACACAAGATTCCAGCGGAGCAGTAAAAAAGACAATAGAAGAAACTGATGGTGCAATAGGATACCTAGCTTCTTCATTCTTAAATGAAGCTGATAATACTAAGGGATTGAAGATGATTAAGCTTGATGGTGTAGAGATGACCAAAGAGAATGTTATCAATGGCAAGTATAAGATATGGTCTTATGAGCACATGTATACAAAAGGTGAAGCAAAAGACGTTGCAAAAGCTTTTCTTGAGTATATAGTTAGTGAGGAAGTTAAGCCTGTAATTACCAAACTTGGATATATTCCTATAAATGATATGAAGGTATCTAGGTAA